One segment of Streptomyces sp. NBC_01463 DNA contains the following:
- a CDS encoding aldo/keto reductase gives MTSTARSPQLTATGAARAGGAGALAGRTVSRIGYGAMQLRRLDREAAIALLRRAVELGMDHVDTAQFYGDGFVNEVIAAAFRPEDDVLVVSKVGAEPAKGGPVPLRLAQRPEQLRAGVEDNLKSLGLDRIPLVNLRRADHGPGLRPEGDQIVDLDDQLAVMADLRDEGKIGAIGLSSVSVDVLRRSLAVGIACVQNAYSLVSREDEDMLRLCLAEGIAWVPYFPLGGAYAGLPKVTEEPAVATAAQALGAAPAQIGLAWLLQHAPNTLLIPGTADPEHLRANTEAGAITLDAATLAALDAVPTRSGDIEVA, from the coding sequence ATGACGTCCACCGCTCGATCTCCCCAGCTCACCGCCACCGGAGCGGCACGGGCCGGCGGAGCCGGTGCGCTCGCGGGCCGCACCGTCTCCCGCATCGGCTACGGCGCCATGCAGCTGCGGCGGCTGGATCGCGAGGCCGCGATCGCGCTGCTGCGCCGCGCCGTCGAACTCGGCATGGATCACGTCGACACCGCCCAGTTCTACGGCGACGGCTTCGTCAACGAGGTGATCGCGGCGGCGTTCCGCCCCGAGGACGACGTCCTGGTCGTCAGCAAGGTGGGCGCCGAACCCGCCAAGGGCGGTCCCGTCCCGCTGCGCCTCGCCCAGCGGCCCGAACAGCTGCGAGCAGGAGTGGAGGACAACCTCAAGAGCCTCGGACTCGACCGGATCCCGCTCGTCAACCTGCGCCGCGCCGACCACGGTCCCGGGCTGCGGCCCGAGGGCGACCAGATCGTCGACCTCGACGACCAGCTCGCCGTCATGGCCGACCTGCGGGACGAGGGAAAGATCGGCGCCATCGGTCTCAGCAGCGTCTCCGTCGACGTACTGCGCCGGTCCCTCGCCGTGGGCATCGCCTGCGTACAGAACGCCTACAGCCTGGTGTCGCGCGAGGACGAGGACATGCTGCGGCTCTGCCTCGCCGAGGGGATCGCCTGGGTGCCGTACTTCCCGCTCGGCGGTGCCTATGCGGGCCTGCCGAAGGTCACCGAGGAGCCCGCCGTCGCCACCGCCGCGCAGGCACTGGGCGCCGCCCCCGCCCAGATCGGCCTGGCCTGGCTGCTCCAGCACGCCCCGAACACGCTCCTCATCCCCGGCACCGCCGACCCCGAGCACCTGCGGGCGAACACCGAAGCGGGAGCGATCACCCTCGACGCGGCCACTCTCGCCGCACTCGACGCCGTCCCCACGCGCTCAGGCGACATCGAGGTCGCGTAG
- a CDS encoding TetR/AcrR family transcriptional regulator, producing MTASDSPVPDGSAKATGRPGRADARRNRERLLEVARDAFAATGGKAPLDAIAREAGVGIGTLYRHFPTREALVEAIYAAELDAVVTSAPALLSTLPPEAALRAWMDRYAAFFAAKRGISDTLRAGWAAGTIATPATRERLTAAIAVILDAGAQAGSLRADVEPDEVTMMLLGVFLSTTAVNSPELAGRLLDLVVDALRPAAEGRPRA from the coding sequence TTGACCGCGTCAGACTCGCCAGTCCCCGACGGATCAGCGAAAGCGACCGGGCGCCCGGGCCGCGCGGATGCCCGGCGCAATCGTGAGCGGCTGCTCGAAGTCGCCCGCGACGCCTTCGCCGCGACCGGCGGCAAGGCGCCCCTCGACGCCATCGCCCGCGAGGCCGGCGTCGGGATCGGCACGCTCTACCGCCACTTCCCCACCCGCGAAGCGCTCGTCGAGGCCATCTACGCGGCCGAACTCGACGCCGTCGTCACCAGCGCCCCCGCCCTGCTCTCCACGCTGCCGCCCGAGGCGGCGCTGCGTGCGTGGATGGACCGCTACGCGGCGTTCTTCGCGGCCAAACGCGGTATCTCCGACACCCTCCGCGCCGGCTGGGCCGCCGGCACCATCGCGACACCGGCCACCCGGGAGCGGCTCACCGCCGCAATCGCGGTGATCCTCGACGCCGGGGCGCAGGCCGGATCGCTGCGGGCGGACGTCGAGCCGGACGAGGTCACGATGATGCTCCTCGGGGTGTTCCTGTCCACGACTGCCGTCAACAGCCCGGAGCTGGCGGGACGGCTGCTGGACCTCGTGGTGGATGCCCTGCGACCGGCAGCGGAAGGGCGGCCGCGGGCCTGA
- a CDS encoding DUF2316 family protein: MTLNAAERLRTGEEFARNLALTGLAPHDVAADLAFTPVRLRQTLDVDSASDPVDVWQLRDCLQQAVLDAGGTPVPYSVLSDRSRLKARLWFRLRGAPRHAFVRP; this comes from the coding sequence TTGACGCTGAACGCCGCCGAGCGGCTCCGTACGGGCGAGGAGTTCGCCCGGAACCTCGCACTGACCGGGCTCGCGCCCCACGACGTCGCCGCCGACCTGGCCTTCACGCCCGTGCGGCTGCGGCAGACGCTCGACGTGGACTCCGCATCCGACCCCGTCGACGTGTGGCAGCTGCGCGACTGTCTTCAGCAGGCGGTCCTGGACGCCGGGGGCACGCCCGTCCCCTATTCCGTGCTCAGTGACCGCTCCCGGCTCAAGGCGCGCCTCTGGTTCCGACTGCGCGGCGCCCCACGGCACGCCTTCGTGAGGCCATGA